A genomic region of Acidobacteriota bacterium contains the following coding sequences:
- the hpt gene encoding hypoxanthine phosphoribosyltransferase, whose product MDVLIQEGEIRQRVAEMARRIEADYRDREPHFVGVLKGAAIFHADLVRELTLPLTIDFLSVSSYGAATESVGPLKLDKDLEDDIKGKDVVLVEDIVDTGRTASFLFHWLPKRKPASLRLCALLSKPSRREFPARPDYVGFDVPDRFVVGYGLDYNQMYRNLPYIAALRSPKEEPSIAHSEHTATSEP is encoded by the coding sequence TTGGACGTTCTTATTCAAGAGGGTGAGATCCGGCAGCGTGTCGCCGAAATGGCTCGCCGCATAGAGGCCGATTACCGGGACAGGGAACCGCATTTTGTGGGGGTCCTCAAGGGAGCGGCGATATTTCACGCCGACCTGGTCCGGGAATTGACCCTTCCCCTGACCATCGATTTCCTGTCGGTTTCCAGCTACGGCGCCGCCACGGAATCCGTGGGCCCGTTGAAGCTGGACAAGGACCTGGAGGATGACATCAAGGGCAAGGACGTCGTCCTGGTTGAGGATATCGTCGACACGGGCCGGACCGCCTCCTTTTTGTTCCACTGGCTGCCGAAGCGAAAACCGGCTTCCTTGAGGCTTTGCGCACTCTTGTCCAAGCCGAGCCGCCGGGAGTTTCCCGCCCGCCCCGACTACGTCGGCTTCGATGTTCCCGACCGGTTCGTTGTCGGCTATGGCCTGGACTACAATCAGATGTATCGCAACCTGCCGTATATCGCGGCCCTCCGGAGTCCGAAAGAGGAGCCGTCCATCGCGCATTCGGAGCACACCGCCACAAGCGAACCGTGA
- a CDS encoding methyltransferase domain-containing protein has translation MNADVEHIEKVYNWYSRFYDLLFGPIFRSGREIAPLLLDPAPGSRLLEVGVGTGLSLPMLPRNIQITGVDLSEKMLEQAHRRTKELGLENVELLKMDATRLDFPAGSFDRILAAYFISVVPDPVMVIEEMKRVCKKGGYLVFLNHFRNENPVLGSLEALISPLCYRIGFRTDLDRKKLMRECGLEIESEMPIDFLGHWKAIRCVNP, from the coding sequence GTGAATGCCGATGTCGAACACATCGAGAAGGTTTACAACTGGTACTCCCGTTTCTACGATCTCCTGTTCGGGCCCATCTTCCGCAGTGGCCGCGAAATAGCTCCCCTCCTGCTGGACCCGGCGCCGGGCTCTCGTCTCCTGGAAGTCGGCGTGGGAACCGGCCTCTCCCTCCCGATGCTCCCACGAAACATCCAGATCACCGGTGTCGACCTGTCGGAGAAGATGTTGGAGCAGGCACATCGCCGGACGAAGGAATTGGGGCTGGAGAACGTCGAGCTGCTCAAGATGGACGCGACCAGGCTCGATTTTCCGGCCGGGAGCTTCGATCGAATCCTCGCCGCCTATTTCATCTCCGTAGTCCCGGACCCCGTGATGGTGATCGAAGAAATGAAGAGAGTCTGCAAGAAGGGTGGATACCTGGTCTTTCTGAACCACTTCCGCAACGAGAATCCTGTCCTCGGCTCCCTTGAGGCGCTGATTTCCCCTCTCTGCTACCGGATCGGCTTCCGGACCGATCTGGATCGAAAAAAGTTGATGCGCGAGTGCGGGCTGGAAATCGAATCGGAAATGCCCATCGACTTCCTGGGCCATTGGAAGGCGATCCGCTGCGTCAATCCCTGA
- the mtaB gene encoding tRNA (N(6)-L-threonylcarbamoyladenosine(37)-C(2))-methylthiotransferase MtaB, whose protein sequence is MTPSFHIFSFGCRTNQSDSAAIRQDFLGRGYREAWDWRKAGIIVVNSCTVTHRADQQVRQLVRRFHRENGAARIVVTGCYAQREPESLSRIPGVEAVVGNTHKSDLVGIVDKPAESALTSDELADVYRQEFVKVRTMEGAAAGSPGLRVRPFVKVQDGCDAKCTYCIIPLVRGPGRSLPPEQVLAQVRELARKGFQEVVLTGIHIGTYGMHLKPRYPLDRLLADVAGTPGLVRVRLSSIEPMELSRRVIELAAGNDKICPHFHICLQSGSNRILRRMWRPYDTSRFGEIVQEIRTRLPQASIGTDLVVGFPGENARDHLETVRFVQAMPFTYFHVFPYSDRPGTRASAMRSKVDPRLQRRRCWELRQISAAKNRAFRRRFIGRKLSVLTLGESAAGRWEGISANYIKVRFPGPVAPNRVVRVEAAGETEDGLAANPGSAPQPSMTTQATA, encoded by the coding sequence ATGACTCCCAGTTTCCACATTTTCAGCTTCGGCTGCCGCACCAACCAGTCCGACAGCGCCGCCATCCGGCAGGACTTCCTGGGCCGCGGCTACCGCGAGGCATGGGACTGGCGGAAGGCGGGCATCATAGTCGTCAACTCCTGTACCGTCACGCATCGAGCCGATCAGCAGGTGCGGCAGTTGGTTCGCCGGTTTCACCGCGAAAACGGGGCCGCCCGGATCGTCGTGACCGGTTGCTACGCTCAGCGAGAGCCGGAGAGCCTGTCCCGAATACCGGGCGTCGAAGCCGTCGTCGGAAACACTCACAAGAGTGACCTTGTGGGAATCGTGGACAAGCCTGCGGAATCCGCTCTGACCTCGGACGAGCTGGCGGACGTGTACCGGCAGGAATTCGTCAAGGTCCGCACCATGGAGGGCGCCGCCGCCGGCTCCCCGGGGCTGCGAGTCCGGCCCTTCGTCAAGGTCCAGGACGGCTGTGACGCCAAGTGCACGTACTGCATCATCCCGCTGGTTCGCGGACCCGGTCGGAGCCTGCCGCCGGAGCAGGTTCTGGCCCAGGTGCGCGAGTTGGCGCGAAAGGGGTTCCAGGAGGTGGTTCTGACCGGGATCCACATTGGAACCTACGGGATGCATTTGAAACCGCGCTATCCGCTGGACCGCCTCCTGGCGGACGTGGCCGGGACTCCCGGGCTGGTCCGGGTGCGGCTGAGCTCCATCGAGCCCATGGAGCTGTCGCGGCGGGTCATCGAGTTGGCGGCCGGGAACGACAAGATCTGTCCTCATTTCCACATCTGCCTCCAGAGCGGAAGCAACCGGATCCTGAGGAGGATGTGGCGCCCGTACGACACGTCCAGGTTTGGTGAGATCGTGCAGGAGATCCGGACCCGGTTGCCCCAGGCATCCATCGGAACGGACCTGGTGGTTGGATTTCCGGGGGAGAACGCGCGGGACCACCTGGAAACCGTCCGATTCGTCCAGGCCATGCCTTTCACCTATTTCCACGTGTTCCCCTACAGCGACCGGCCCGGGACCCGCGCTTCGGCCATGCGGTCCAAGGTCGACCCGCGGCTCCAGCGCCGGCGGTGTTGGGAGTTGAGGCAGATTTCGGCGGCGAAGAACCGCGCCTTCCGGCGGCGGTTCATCGGCAGGAAGCTTTCGGTCCTGACCCTGGGAGAGTCTGCCGCCGGGAGGTGGGAGGGGATCTCCGCGAACTACATCAAGGTTCGTTTTCCGGGCCCCGTGGCGCCCAACAGAGTGGTCCGGGTTGAGGCCGCCGGGGAGACTGAAGATGGGCTGGCGGCGAATCCCGGCTCAGCGCCTCAACCGTCGATGACGACGCAGGCCACTGCGTAG
- a CDS encoding MBL fold metallo-hydrolase, whose amino-acid sequence MAAKRRDSSMKICVLGSGSAGNCTYIATAKARILVDLGFGRRSLGRRLQQVGLSLDGLDALLLTHEHTDHVSGVPALVRDLEVPAFMTGGTLRESPALQEVDRTMIVPVGVPFQIGDLEVEALPVSHDAAQPVGFRFAADGIQGLLATDLGEPTPEITEPLADCDWLILESNHDEEMVLAGPYPWLLKQRLMGPKGHLSNHALGRCLQTHLGDRTRHIFLAHMSRTNNHPQLALEQISAALSGASGSGESGPRVHLTHQNRPSIVLSL is encoded by the coding sequence ATGGCTGCGAAGCGTCGGGACTCCAGCATGAAAATCTGCGTTCTGGGAAGTGGCAGCGCTGGAAACTGCACGTACATCGCGACGGCGAAGGCCCGGATTCTGGTCGATCTCGGCTTCGGCCGGCGGAGCCTTGGCCGGCGCCTCCAGCAGGTGGGACTGTCGCTGGATGGGCTGGACGCTCTCCTTCTGACGCACGAACACACCGATCACGTCAGCGGCGTCCCGGCCCTGGTCCGGGATCTGGAAGTCCCTGCATTCATGACCGGGGGGACCTTGAGGGAAAGCCCCGCACTCCAGGAAGTGGACCGGACGATGATCGTCCCGGTGGGAGTTCCGTTTCAGATCGGCGACCTGGAGGTCGAAGCCCTCCCGGTGTCCCACGACGCGGCCCAACCGGTCGGCTTCCGGTTTGCCGCCGATGGGATTCAAGGCCTTCTTGCCACCGATCTGGGTGAACCCACCCCGGAAATCACGGAACCTCTGGCCGACTGCGACTGGTTGATCCTGGAATCCAACCACGATGAGGAGATGGTGCTGGCCGGCCCCTACCCCTGGCTCCTCAAGCAACGGCTGATGGGGCCGAAGGGCCATCTTTCCAACCATGCGCTGGGCCGGTGCCTCCAGACGCACCTGGGCGACAGGACCAGACACATATTCCTGGCCCATATGAGCCGCACCAACAACCATCCCCAACTGGCCCTGGAACAGATCTCGGCGGCTCTTTCCGGCGCCTCCGGAAGCGGCGAATCGGGCCCCCGGGTTCACTTGACTCACCAGAACCGACCCTCCATAGTCTTGAGCCTATGA
- a CDS encoding acyl-CoA dehydrogenase family protein → MRLDDLLTQEERLIRDSVRSFVEERVLPVIEDHFQAGTFPLQLVDPMARLGYLGASLTGYNCAGLKPVGYGLIMQELERGDSGLRSFVSVQNALVMYPIHRFGSEEQRADWLPRLQAGRSIGCFGLTEPDFGSNPAGMRTRARRTGGGFVLNGNKAWITNGSIADVAIVWARLEGEGIRGFLVERSDGGFTTRDYRHKHSLRASVTSELVLDDCRIPEDRLLAGTTGLKSALMCLNKARYGIAWGALGAAMACYETARRWTLERCQFGGRPIASHQLVQRKLVYMLTEITKGQLLTYRLGQLMDQGKCRHDQISLAKRNNVAVALRIARLARDLLGANGILSEYPVFRHMSNLETVSTYEGTHDIHTLILGQSITGIPAFD, encoded by the coding sequence ATGCGTCTTGACGACCTGCTGACGCAGGAGGAAAGGCTGATTCGAGACAGCGTCCGTTCGTTCGTCGAAGAACGGGTCCTGCCCGTCATCGAAGACCATTTCCAGGCCGGCACGTTCCCCCTGCAACTGGTGGATCCCATGGCGCGCCTCGGCTACCTCGGGGCCAGCTTGACCGGTTACAACTGCGCCGGCCTGAAACCGGTGGGCTACGGCCTCATCATGCAGGAGCTGGAGCGGGGCGACAGCGGGCTGCGCAGCTTCGTCTCGGTCCAGAACGCCCTGGTCATGTATCCCATCCACCGTTTCGGCAGCGAGGAGCAACGCGCCGACTGGCTGCCCCGGCTCCAGGCCGGGAGGTCCATCGGCTGCTTCGGCCTCACCGAACCGGACTTCGGATCGAATCCGGCCGGGATGCGGACGCGGGCGAGGCGGACCGGCGGCGGGTTCGTGCTGAACGGAAACAAGGCGTGGATCACCAACGGCAGCATCGCCGACGTCGCCATCGTCTGGGCGCGCCTGGAAGGAGAGGGTATCCGCGGCTTTCTGGTGGAACGCTCCGACGGCGGATTCACCACCAGGGACTACCGCCACAAGCATTCGCTGCGGGCCTCGGTCACCTCCGAGCTGGTCCTGGACGACTGCCGGATCCCCGAAGACCGTCTCCTGGCCGGGACGACCGGCCTGAAGAGCGCCCTCATGTGCTTGAACAAGGCCCGGTACGGCATCGCCTGGGGGGCTCTGGGGGCGGCCATGGCCTGCTACGAGACCGCCCGGCGTTGGACTCTGGAAAGATGCCAGTTCGGCGGCCGCCCCATTGCGAGCCACCAGCTGGTCCAGCGGAAACTGGTCTACATGTTGACCGAGATCACCAAGGGCCAGCTTCTCACCTACCGGCTGGGACAACTCATGGATCAGGGCAAGTGCCGGCACGACCAGATTTCGCTGGCGAAGCGCAACAACGTCGCCGTCGCCCTCCGGATCGCGCGTCTGGCCCGGGATCTGTTGGGCGCCAACGGCATCTTGTCCGAGTATCCGGTCTTTCGCCACATGTCGAACCTGGAAACGGTTTCGACCTACGAGGGAACGCACGACATTCACACCCTGATCCTGGGCCAGTCCATCACCGGAATCCCGGCGTTCGATTAA
- the purB gene encoding adenylosuccinate lyase, with product MIPRYSRPEMARIWSEENKFRKWLEVEVAVCQVLSDAGRIPPAAMSEIREKAGFSVERIHEIEAVTRHDVVAFIRAVSEVVGPSSRFIHMGLTSTDVVDTAQALQVKEASELIESALVNFLEVLRRKARRHKDTPMMGRTHGIHAEPTTFGLKVTVWYSEMERNLERFRKARKTLEVGKISGPVGTFSHLPPEVEEKVCHALGIGYAAASTQTLQRDRHAEYLCTLAILGSTYDKIATEIRHLQRTEVGEASEAFRTGQTGSSAMPHKKNPISSENVSGLSRVLRANALAALENIPLWHERDISHSSVERVILPDSTTLAHYLTLRLGRVVDNLVVNRERMLANLELTGGLMYSGTLLLKLVMAGVLRSQAYEWVQRNALRVWNEKADFKTLILADSDIRSQLSPAQIESAFDLRKTLEHVDTVFARVFPEA from the coding sequence ATGATTCCCCGGTACAGCCGGCCCGAAATGGCCCGGATCTGGTCTGAAGAAAACAAGTTCCGGAAGTGGCTCGAGGTGGAGGTGGCGGTCTGCCAGGTGCTGAGCGATGCCGGGCGCATCCCCCCGGCGGCCATGTCGGAAATCCGTGAAAAGGCAGGGTTTTCCGTCGAGCGGATCCACGAGATCGAGGCCGTCACGCGTCACGATGTCGTGGCCTTCATCCGTGCCGTGTCGGAAGTGGTCGGACCCTCCTCCCGGTTCATTCACATGGGTTTGACCTCCACCGACGTGGTGGACACGGCGCAGGCGCTCCAGGTCAAGGAAGCCTCCGAGCTGATCGAATCCGCCCTCGTGAACTTTCTGGAGGTGCTGCGCCGCAAGGCCCGCCGCCACAAGGACACGCCGATGATGGGGCGGACCCACGGGATCCATGCCGAGCCCACCACGTTCGGCCTCAAAGTGACCGTCTGGTATTCGGAAATGGAGCGCAACCTGGAACGCTTCCGGAAGGCCCGCAAGACCTTGGAAGTCGGCAAGATCAGCGGCCCGGTGGGCACCTTTTCCCACCTGCCCCCCGAGGTCGAGGAGAAGGTCTGCCACGCACTCGGTATCGGCTATGCGGCCGCCTCCACGCAGACCCTGCAACGGGACCGCCACGCCGAATACCTGTGCACCCTGGCCATCCTGGGTTCGACCTACGACAAGATCGCCACCGAAATTCGCCATCTGCAGCGCACCGAAGTGGGCGAAGCCAGCGAGGCCTTTCGAACCGGCCAGACCGGCAGCTCCGCCATGCCCCACAAGAAGAACCCCATCAGCTCCGAGAACGTGAGCGGACTTTCCCGGGTGCTTCGCGCCAACGCGCTGGCGGCGCTGGAGAACATCCCCCTCTGGCACGAGCGGGACATCTCTCACTCGTCGGTGGAACGGGTCATCCTGCCCGACAGCACGACGCTGGCCCACTACCTCACGTTGCGCCTGGGCCGGGTGGTGGACAACCTGGTGGTGAACCGGGAGAGGATGCTGGCCAACCTGGAGTTGACCGGAGGCCTGATGTACTCGGGCACCCTGTTGCTGAAACTGGTCATGGCGGGCGTCCTCCGCAGCCAGGCCTACGAATGGGTCCAGCGCAACGCCCTCCGGGTCTGGAACGAAAAGGCCGACTTCAAGACGCTGATCCTCGCCGATTCCGACATTCGATCCCAACTCTCTCCGGCCCAGATCGAATCCGCCTTCGATCTTCGGAAGACACTTGAGCACGTCGACACGGTCTTCGCCCGCGTGTTTCCCGAAGCATGA
- a CDS encoding deaminase, with the protein MIIGLTGRNGSGKGVVADYLQSKGFGFWSLSDVIRDEVVRRGEEVTRPRLIHVGRDLRAKYGSDHLAQEILAKLEADRNYVVDSFRHPAEVRAFSRQPDFYLVAIEAEAEVRHQRVCARGRESDPVSFGRFLELERQELSSPDTQGQQLLATGRLANVSFANNGTKQDLWSKVAEWLKRTAPKMTRPGWDPYFMKLAQVVALRSNCIKRKVGAIIVRDLRVISTGYNGTPRGTRNCFEGGCPRCAGPADSGTQLDDCLCSHAEENAITQAAYHGVSVNGGVLYTTYSPCLTCSKMIINSGVVEVVYNLEYPLSGRSFRLLREASVVCRRLTVGESAALPAVSEMRPSK; encoded by the coding sequence GTGATCATTGGGCTCACGGGTCGCAACGGCTCCGGTAAGGGCGTCGTGGCCGACTACCTGCAGAGCAAGGGCTTCGGATTCTGGTCCCTCTCGGACGTCATCCGCGACGAAGTCGTCCGGCGAGGGGAAGAAGTGACGCGGCCGCGTCTCATCCATGTCGGGAGGGATCTTCGGGCCAAGTACGGCAGCGACCACCTGGCGCAGGAGATCCTGGCGAAGTTGGAAGCGGACCGGAACTATGTCGTGGACTCCTTCCGTCACCCGGCGGAGGTCCGGGCGTTTTCACGGCAGCCCGATTTCTACCTCGTGGCGATCGAGGCGGAGGCTGAAGTTCGTCATCAGCGCGTCTGCGCCCGGGGCCGCGAGAGCGATCCCGTCTCGTTCGGGCGGTTTCTCGAGTTGGAACGGCAGGAGCTGTCCAGTCCGGACACGCAGGGCCAACAGCTCCTGGCCACTGGCCGGTTGGCCAACGTCAGCTTCGCCAACAACGGCACCAAGCAGGACCTCTGGAGCAAGGTCGCCGAGTGGTTGAAGCGAACGGCTCCCAAGATGACCCGGCCCGGCTGGGACCCCTATTTCATGAAACTGGCTCAAGTGGTCGCGCTCAGGAGCAACTGCATCAAGCGCAAGGTGGGCGCCATCATCGTGCGCGACCTCCGGGTCATATCGACGGGCTACAACGGCACTCCCCGCGGCACTCGAAACTGTTTCGAGGGGGGATGCCCCCGGTGTGCAGGGCCGGCGGACAGCGGCACCCAATTGGATGACTGCCTCTGTTCCCATGCCGAGGAGAATGCCATCACCCAGGCGGCTTACCATGGGGTCAGCGTGAACGGGGGCGTTCTGTATACGACGTATTCGCCCTGCCTGACCTGCAGCAAGATGATCATCAACTCGGGGGTCGTCGAGGTGGTCTACAACCTGGAGTATCCCCTTTCCGGGAGATCGTTTCGCCTCCTCCGGGAGGCGTCGGTCGTGTGTCGCCGGTTGACCGTGGGAGAATCTGCGGCGCTACCGGCGGTCTCCGAGATGCGACCTTCGAAGTGA
- a CDS encoding BrxA/BrxB family bacilliredoxin codes for MPYPEQWVTPMRQELTRIGVDELRTAEDVDQAITGEKGTVLVVVNSICGCAAARARPAIADALSSDPKPDRLTTVFAGQDLEATARAREYFFPYPPSSPSIALLSGGKLVYMMERHLIESREAYEISRDLREAFGRHCAKAETAAS; via the coding sequence ATGCCATATCCTGAACAGTGGGTGACCCCGATGAGGCAGGAACTGACCCGCATCGGCGTCGATGAACTGCGCACTGCGGAAGACGTGGACCAGGCGATTACCGGAGAGAAGGGCACCGTTCTGGTGGTCGTCAACTCCATCTGCGGCTGCGCCGCGGCGCGAGCCCGTCCGGCCATCGCGGATGCGCTCAGCTCCGATCCCAAACCGGATCGCCTGACCACCGTATTCGCCGGCCAGGACCTCGAGGCGACGGCCCGGGCCAGGGAATACTTTTTCCCGTATCCGCCATCTTCTCCCAGCATCGCGCTGCTGAGCGGCGGCAAGCTGGTCTACATGATGGAGCGCCACCTGATCGAGAGCCGGGAAGCCTACGAAATCTCCCGGGACCTGCGGGAAGCCTTCGGCCGGCATTGCGCCAAGGCAGAAACCGCGGCTTCCTGA
- a CDS encoding nicotinate phosphoribosyltransferase — protein sequence MKLRPLFPSQETLGIHTDLYELTMLAAYFEAGFAEERATFELFARRLPARRSFLVAAGLEQALHQVLNLRFPEDVLAWLRTLEVFRGVSPGFFDYLSDFRFSGDLWALPEGTPFFPHEPVLQVRAPVMEAQLLETYLIASISYQTTVATKASLLCRAARGRPVIDFGSRRAQGPQAGLLAARASFIGGCDGTSNVLAGYRLGIPLYGTMAHSFIQFFDDEKRAFETFQRSFPRHSILLVDTYDTLRGVRNALRLASPAQGVRVDSGDLDRTARAARKLLDQSGHHETRVLVSGDLNPERVKALTEAEAPIDGYGVGTDLVVCPEAPTCDLVYKLVERLHEGRALPRMKISGEKGSFPLRKELYRHREGREFVGDLLAAEGEAAPDGYSSLLVKYVEGGETNVDLPTVRQVRDDARTQLDGLPERLWRPEGEAYPVRHSPRLREAERSLRRSHLGDRR from the coding sequence ATGAAATTGCGTCCCCTGTTTCCCTCCCAGGAAACCCTGGGCATCCACACCGACCTTTACGAATTGACCATGCTCGCCGCCTACTTCGAGGCCGGGTTCGCCGAGGAGCGCGCCACCTTCGAACTCTTTGCCCGGCGACTGCCGGCACGGAGGAGTTTTCTGGTTGCCGCCGGATTGGAGCAGGCGCTGCACCAGGTTCTGAACCTGCGCTTTCCGGAAGACGTCCTGGCCTGGCTGCGGACCCTGGAGGTCTTCCGCGGGGTCTCCCCGGGGTTCTTCGACTACCTCAGTGATTTCCGGTTCAGCGGGGATCTCTGGGCCTTGCCCGAGGGGACTCCCTTCTTTCCCCACGAACCGGTTCTCCAGGTCAGGGCCCCCGTCATGGAGGCGCAACTTCTGGAGACCTACCTGATCGCGTCGATCAGCTACCAGACGACGGTGGCCACCAAGGCGAGCCTGCTCTGCCGCGCCGCCCGGGGCCGGCCGGTGATCGACTTCGGCAGCCGCCGCGCACAGGGGCCCCAGGCCGGCCTCCTTGCGGCCCGCGCATCGTTCATCGGCGGCTGCGACGGCACCAGCAACGTTCTGGCCGGGTATCGACTCGGCATTCCCCTCTACGGCACCATGGCCCACTCCTTCATTCAATTCTTCGACGACGAGAAACGCGCCTTCGAGACCTTCCAGCGGTCTTTTCCCCGGCACTCGATTCTGCTCGTGGACACTTATGACACGCTCCGCGGCGTCAGGAACGCGCTCAGGCTCGCCTCGCCGGCGCAGGGGGTGCGGGTGGACAGCGGCGATTTGGACCGAACGGCGAGGGCGGCCCGCAAGCTCCTGGACCAGAGCGGACACCATGAGACACGGGTCCTGGTCAGCGGGGATCTGAATCCGGAGAGGGTGAAGGCGCTGACGGAGGCGGAGGCGCCCATCGACGGCTACGGCGTGGGAACCGACCTGGTGGTCTGCCCGGAAGCCCCGACCTGCGATCTGGTCTACAAACTGGTGGAGAGGCTCCACGAGGGCCGGGCCCTGCCCCGAATGAAGATCAGCGGGGAAAAGGGGTCGTTCCCTCTCCGAAAGGAACTCTATCGCCACCGCGAGGGCAGGGAATTCGTTGGGGACCTCCTGGCGGCGGAAGGAGAAGCCGCACCAGACGGATATTCGTCGTTGCTTGTCAAATACGTGGAGGGCGGCGAAACCAATGTCGATCTTCCCACCGTCCGCCAGGTGAGGGACGACGCGCGGACCCAGTTGGATGGCTTGCCGGAACGCCTGTGGCGGCCGGAGGGCGAGGCGTATCCGGTCCGGCACAGCCCACGGTTGAGGGAGGCCGAGCGCTCACTTCGAAGGTCGCATCTCGGAGACCGCCGGTAG
- the acs gene encoding acetate--CoA ligase, which yields MSEKEGTISALMTEDRRFSPAAEFTAHANWSDPEVYQRALEDPEGFWSEMARAIDWFEPWDTVLEWDPPTTKWFLGARVNVSYNCVDRHLKTWRKNKAAIIWEGEPGDTRVLTFQDLYREVNRCAAAMRRLGVQKGDRVALYLGMVPELPIAMLACARLGAPHTVVFGGFSPESLRDRIVDCQAKLLVTADGAWRRGKVVDLKGNADRAVEGCPSIENVLVVNRVAPPEQASMVEGRDRWWHDEMEASGTDTVEAESLDSEHPLYILYTSGTTGKPKGLLHTTGGYLVGVHTTAKYVFDLKEDDTYWCAADVGWVTGHSYIVYGPLSNGAASIMYEGAPDFPGKNRFWQIIEKYRANILYTAPTAIRAFMKWGTEHPAGHDLSSLRLLGTVGEPINPEAWVWYRDNIGSGRTPVVDTWWQTETGMTLITPLPGMTVLKPGSATFPFPGVEADIVDEAGESVPLGGGGYLILKRPWPAMARTIWGDAERWYDQYWSQFPGIYFTGDGAKRDEDGYFWLLGRVDDVLNVAGHRIGTMEVESALVSHPSVAEAAVIGINHEIKGQAIGAFVTLRGDQAASPELITELKLHVGEKIGPIARPDTLIPTGELPKTRSGKIMRRLLRDIAEGRVVGDTTTLQDPGVLDAIKDKYEETE from the coding sequence ATGAGCGAGAAAGAAGGAACCATATCTGCATTGATGACGGAGGATCGGAGGTTCTCCCCAGCCGCGGAGTTCACCGCTCACGCCAACTGGAGCGACCCGGAAGTCTATCAGCGGGCGCTGGAGGATCCGGAAGGTTTCTGGAGCGAGATGGCCCGGGCCATCGACTGGTTTGAACCGTGGGACACGGTTCTGGAATGGGACCCGCCGACCACGAAGTGGTTTCTGGGAGCCCGGGTCAACGTCTCCTACAACTGCGTCGACCGGCACCTTAAGACGTGGAGAAAGAACAAGGCGGCCATCATCTGGGAAGGCGAGCCCGGCGACACGCGGGTTCTGACTTTCCAGGACCTGTACCGCGAGGTGAATCGTTGCGCCGCCGCCATGAGGCGGTTGGGCGTCCAAAAGGGAGACCGGGTTGCGCTCTATCTGGGAATGGTTCCCGAGCTCCCGATCGCCATGTTGGCCTGCGCGCGGCTTGGCGCTCCCCACACCGTCGTGTTCGGCGGCTTCAGCCCCGAGTCGCTCCGCGACCGCATTGTGGACTGCCAGGCCAAGCTCCTGGTCACGGCCGACGGGGCTTGGCGCCGCGGAAAGGTGGTGGACCTGAAGGGGAACGCCGATCGAGCGGTGGAGGGTTGTCCCAGCATCGAGAACGTGCTCGTCGTGAACCGGGTCGCGCCCCCGGAGCAGGCTTCCATGGTGGAAGGGCGGGATCGTTGGTGGCACGACGAAATGGAAGCCAGCGGGACGGATACCGTCGAGGCCGAATCGCTGGACAGTGAGCACCCGCTGTACATTTTGTACACCTCCGGCACTACGGGGAAGCCGAAGGGCCTGCTTCATACCACCGGGGGCTATCTGGTCGGCGTCCACACGACTGCCAAGTACGTGTTCGACCTGAAGGAGGATGACACCTATTGGTGCGCCGCCGACGTGGGCTGGGTCACGGGGCACAGCTACATCGTCTATGGCCCCTTGTCCAACGGCGCTGCCTCAATCATGTACGAAGGGGCCCCTGATTTTCCCGGGAAGAACCGTTTCTGGCAGATCATCGAGAAATACCGGGCCAACATTCTGTACACGGCCCCCACCGCGATCCGCGCGTTCATGAAGTGGGGAACGGAGCATCCTGCGGGCCACGACCTGAGTTCGCTCCGTCTCCTGGGTACGGTGGGAGAACCCATCAACCCGGAGGCCTGGGTGTGGTACCGGGACAACATCGGTTCCGGTCGAACGCCGGTCGTCGACACCTGGTGGCAGACGGAGACGGGCATGACCCTCATCACTCCGTTGCCGGGGATGACGGTATTGAAACCTGGCTCGGCGACCTTCCCCTTCCCCGGCGTGGAGGCCGACATCGTGGACGAGGCGGGAGAATCGGTGCCTTTGGGCGGGGGCGGCTATCTCATACTGAAACGCCCCTGGCCCGCCATGGCCCGGACCATCTGGGGCGATGCGGAGCGATGGTACGACCAGTACTGGTCGCAATTCCCCGGAATCTACTTCACGGGAGACGGAGCCAAGCGGGATGAGGACGGGTATTTTTGGCTGCTGGGCCGCGTCGACGACGTCCTGAACGTCGCCGGTCACCGAATCGGGACCATGGAGGTGGAAAGCGCGCTCGTGAGCCATCCCAGTGTGGCCGAAGCGGCCGTCATCGGGATCAATCACGAAATCAAGGGCCAGGCGATCGGCGCGTTCGTGACGCTCCGGGGAGATCAGGCGGCGTCGCCGGAATTGATCACCGAACTGAAGCTCCACGTCGGCGAAAAGATCGGGCCCATCGCCCGGCCCGACACGCTGATCCCCACCGGGGAGCTGCCCAAGACCCGCAGCGGAAAGATCATGCGGCGCCTGCTCCGGGACATCGCCGAGGGCCGGGTCGTCGGCGACACGACCACATTGCAGGACCCTGGAGTCCTGGACGCCATCAAGGACAAATACGAAGAAACCGAATAG